From a single Brassica rapa cultivar Chiifu-401-42 chromosome A01, CAAS_Brap_v3.01, whole genome shotgun sequence genomic region:
- the LOC103849908 gene encoding probable protein phosphatase 2C 34 has protein sequence MGHFSSMFNSLARSFSNKKDNNNGKSNAKEAADEMAREAKKKAMILKSSGCVNADGSNNLASVFSRRGEKGVNQDCAIVWEGFGCQEEMIFCGIFDGHGPWGHFVSKQVRNSMPISLLCNWQETLSQTTLVEPETDQRFAIWKHLYLKTCADVDQELQHHRKIDTFNSGTTALTVVRQGEVIYVANVGDSRAVLATVSEEGSLTAVQLTVDFKPNIPQEEERIIGCNGRVFCLEDEPGVHRVWQPEEESPGLAMSRAFGDYCIKEYGLVSVPEVTQRHISTRDQFVILATDGVWDVISNEEAIDIVSSTAERPKAAKRLVEQAVKAWNKKRRGIAMDDISAVCLFFHS, from the exons ATGGGGCATTTCTCTTCCATGTTCAACAGCTTAGCTAGATCGTTCTCGAACAAGAAAGACAATAACAATGGTAAAAGCAACGCGAAGGAAGCCGCAGATGAAATGGCGAGAGAGGCCAAGAAGAAGGCGATGATTCTGAAGTCCTCTGGTTGTGTTAATGCAGATGGATCCAATAACTTAGCCTCTGTTTTCTCCAGACGCGGTGAGAAAGGTGTCAATCAGGACTGTGCTATCGTCTGGGAG GGATTTGGATGTCAAGAAGAGATGATCTTCTGTGGGATATTCGATGGACACGGTCCCTGGGGTCATTTCGTGTCCAAACAAGTCAGAAACTCAATGCCTATATCTCTGCTCTGCAACTGGCAAGAGACTCTATCTCAGACTACATTAGTAGAACCCGAAACGGACCAGCGGTTCGCCATCTGGAAACACTTGTACCTCAAAACATGTGCAGATGTCGATCAAGAGCTTCAGCATCACCGAAAGATCGATACTTTCAATAGCGGTACAACCGCTCTAACCGTTGTGAGACAG GGTGAAGTTATTTACGTAGCAAATGTTGGAGATTCACGTGCCGTACTGGCCACGGTATCAGAAGAAGGAAGTCTAACCGCAGTTCAGCTCACAGTCGATTTCAAACCAAACATACCAC AGGAGGAGGAACGTATAATCGGATGCAACGGGCGAGTATTCTGCCTTGAAGACGAGCCAGGGGTCCACCGAGTGTGGCAACCAGAAGAGGAATCTCCAGGGCTGGCAATGTCGAGAGCATTCGGAGACTATTGTATTAAAGAGTACGGATTGGTCTCAGTTCCTGAAGTGACTCAAAGACATATCTCCACTAGAGACCAGTTTGTAATATTGGCCACTGATGGG GTATGGGATGTGATATCAAATGAAGAGGCTATAGACATTGTTTCCTCAACCGCAGAGCGGCCAAAGGCGGCTAAGCGGCTGGTGGAGCAAGCAGTTAAGGCGTGGAATAAGAAGAGACGTGGAATAGCAATGGATGATATCTCAGCCGTTTGCCTCTTCTTCCATTCTTAG